Proteins from a genomic interval of Corynebacterium freiburgense:
- a CDS encoding FAD-binding oxidoreductase, whose product MSAQLPIPPMAFNLWGTPDEAKPLSPGILRILKTTLGLKPVSTPAYSEADITLSESRLTAADTTRLAEIVGEAYISTEDTHRLPRARGKSYLDLIDWRTQKIIDAPDGVVAPHTEEEILAVLQYCSQEGIAVIPFGGGTSVVGGITPLDGGHRAVISLDLARFNEIEDVDLISGLATLGAGLSGPDAEIGLSEYDLQLGHFPQSFPYATIGGFAATRSAGQNSAGYGRFDEMVHSFTVVTPKGIMQIGGNSPASAAGPDLRELFLGSEGALGIITRVRCTVHPIPKFKRYEAFQFPDFHTGAHALRLIEQRKTRPTVIRLSDEIETSLNLATTHQIGSDAEITGCLCVTMYEGDKDQTYTAQQETRELILSCGGTSLGEGPARAWEQGRFGAPVLRDSILDIGGVCETLETATDWSNVEVLKSAVGLAIAKSITDSGTMAVVMCHISHVYPTGCSLYFTIIASQSDNPHSQWANVKRAASEAIVHNGGTITHHHSVGTDHLPYIHNEFDPLSLEILRAVKNTLDPKSILNPGKLII is encoded by the coding sequence ATGAGTGCACAGTTGCCAATCCCGCCCATGGCTTTTAATCTTTGGGGCACCCCTGACGAAGCCAAACCACTAAGTCCAGGAATTTTGCGCATCTTAAAAACCACCCTTGGACTGAAACCAGTATCAACCCCTGCTTACTCCGAAGCGGACATTACACTTAGTGAATCTCGTCTTACGGCAGCCGATACAACCCGCCTGGCAGAGATCGTCGGCGAAGCATACATTTCAACAGAAGATACACACCGCCTTCCAAGGGCTCGAGGCAAGTCTTACCTAGACCTTATTGATTGGCGTACTCAAAAAATTATCGACGCCCCCGACGGCGTGGTCGCTCCTCACACCGAGGAAGAAATCCTTGCAGTCTTGCAATACTGCTCGCAAGAGGGAATAGCTGTTATTCCATTTGGGGGTGGTACAAGCGTAGTAGGCGGCATTACCCCATTAGATGGTGGACATCGCGCAGTAATCAGCCTTGATCTGGCTAGATTTAATGAAATTGAAGATGTGGATCTTATTTCCGGACTAGCCACTTTAGGTGCCGGGTTATCCGGACCTGATGCTGAAATTGGCCTCTCCGAGTACGACCTCCAATTAGGGCATTTCCCACAATCATTCCCGTATGCGACTATTGGTGGTTTCGCCGCAACACGATCAGCTGGTCAAAATTCTGCAGGCTATGGAAGATTCGACGAAATGGTGCATTCATTTACCGTAGTCACCCCAAAGGGAATTATGCAGATAGGCGGTAATTCTCCGGCTTCAGCAGCCGGGCCTGATTTACGCGAGCTTTTCTTGGGGTCAGAAGGAGCGCTGGGAATTATTACCCGCGTGCGTTGCACTGTCCATCCCATCCCAAAGTTTAAGCGGTATGAAGCATTTCAATTTCCGGATTTTCATACTGGCGCACACGCTCTACGGCTTATTGAGCAGCGCAAGACCAGGCCTACGGTTATCAGGCTATCTGATGAAATCGAAACTAGCCTGAATCTTGCGACTACGCACCAGATTGGCAGTGATGCCGAAATTACTGGATGCCTATGCGTCACAATGTATGAAGGCGATAAAGACCAAACCTACACCGCCCAGCAGGAGACCCGCGAACTGATTCTTTCTTGCGGTGGTACCTCATTGGGCGAGGGGCCCGCTCGCGCTTGGGAACAAGGCCGGTTTGGGGCTCCGGTACTCCGAGATTCGATTTTGGATATCGGCGGGGTTTGCGAAACTCTGGAAACCGCCACTGACTGGTCAAACGTAGAAGTTTTGAAGTCTGCGGTAGGACTTGCGATAGCAAAGTCTATTACTGACAGCGGCACTATGGCCGTAGTAATGTGCCATATTAGTCATGTCTATCCGACTGGTTGCTCTCTTTATTTCACGATTATCGCTAGTCAAAGCGATAATCCCCATTCCCAATGGGCAAATGTAAAGAGGGCCGCAAGTGAAGCCATTGTTCACAATGGCGGGACTATCACTCACCACCATTCGGTTGGCACTGATCATCTACCCTATATTCACAATGAATTTGATCCACTTTCATTGGAAATACTTCGTGCTGTGAAAAACACACTCGATCCCAAATCAATATTGAACCCAGGAAAACTCATAATTTAA
- a CDS encoding HAD-IIB family hydrolase, protein MNTKKLLASDLDGTLIFHKRISRDTIDAIHAWQDAGHLAVCATGKSIAATQHALRESNLEFDYYVLYTGAVVTNASFEILRSITLPSLLVMELVQAISQEDSVGIFATTLDTNDVRLASTLPADLTTDMVQYFDPMDISEIPHHTFVGIPIWVDTRSSVQGVAQKKDAEEAITRLHSWITSEYKGRIDCHRNQNFLDIVPPACSKASGLAWLVRYLQETTGSMFETYSLGDSWNDIDMHQWADYSASFPHSPKEIQNLTDAVTPTAAEYIYQLLSS, encoded by the coding sequence ATGAATACCAAGAAGCTTTTAGCCAGTGACCTTGATGGCACACTTATCTTCCACAAGCGCATTAGCCGCGACACGATCGACGCAATTCATGCTTGGCAGGACGCCGGTCATCTCGCGGTGTGCGCCACAGGTAAATCAATCGCCGCTACCCAACATGCTCTACGGGAAAGCAATTTAGAGTTTGATTACTACGTCCTCTATACGGGTGCCGTGGTCACTAATGCATCGTTTGAAATATTACGAAGCATTACGCTTCCGTCCTTATTAGTTATGGAGCTAGTACAGGCAATAAGCCAGGAAGATTCTGTAGGGATTTTTGCTACCACGCTAGATACCAATGATGTGCGTTTAGCAAGCACCCTCCCGGCGGATCTCACTACCGATATGGTGCAGTATTTTGACCCAATGGATATATCAGAGATTCCCCACCATACATTTGTGGGGATTCCTATTTGGGTTGATACACGCAGTAGTGTTCAAGGTGTCGCTCAGAAAAAGGACGCTGAAGAAGCCATTACGCGATTACACTCTTGGATTACTAGCGAGTACAAAGGCCGTATAGATTGCCACCGAAACCAAAACTTTTTGGATATCGTGCCGCCAGCTTGCAGTAAAGCAAGCGGACTGGCATGGCTCGTGCGCTACCTGCAGGAAACCACAGGATCCATGTTTGAAACGTATTCACTCGGCGATTCTTGGAACGACATTGATATGCACCAATGGGCAGATTATTCTGCATCGTTTCCTCATTCCCCAAAGGAGATACAGAACCTCACTGACGCAGTTACACCAACCGCAGCTGAGTATATTTACCAGCTACTCTCCAGCTAA
- a CDS encoding DUF4236 domain-containing protein, which produces MGITFRKRKKLGKNSWINISGSGASASTKIGPVTVNSRGGLWVNLPGGLTYRGRWR; this is translated from the coding sequence ATGGGCATCACATTTCGTAAACGGAAAAAATTAGGCAAAAACAGCTGGATCAATATTTCCGGTTCTGGTGCCTCAGCATCCACCAAAATTGGTCCAGTGACAGTCAATAGCCGCGGTGGGCTCTGGGTCAACCTTCCTGGTGGATTGACCTACCGTGGACGCTGGCGTTAA
- a CDS encoding DIP1984 family protein, whose protein sequence is MKLSEALAARADAQRKFGQIKDRIQRVSLVQEGDTPNEDPATLIAEAEAILDSLETLIRRINATNAATKFDQNLTLTDAIAARDTAKRRSEMYREIANAANPTVRYSANEIRSTSTVKVSEMQAKADQAAQQYRELDLKIQQLNWVVELL, encoded by the coding sequence ATGAAGCTATCCGAGGCGCTTGCGGCACGAGCAGACGCTCAACGAAAATTTGGACAGATTAAGGATCGCATTCAGCGGGTGAGCCTGGTTCAAGAAGGAGATACTCCAAACGAAGATCCAGCAACGCTCATTGCTGAAGCAGAAGCTATTCTGGATTCACTGGAAACACTGATCCGAAGAATTAATGCAACGAACGCTGCGACCAAGTTTGACCAAAACCTTACGCTTACTGATGCTATCGCAGCGAGGGATACCGCTAAGCGACGCAGCGAAATGTATCGCGAAATAGCCAACGCAGCTAATCCAACAGTGCGTTATTCGGCCAATGAAATCCGGTCGACCTCTACGGTAAAGGTATCGGAGATGCAAGCTAAAGCAGACCAGGCCGCGCAACAATACCGTGAGTTAGATTTGAAAATACAACAGCTTAACTGGGTGGTTGAACTCTTGTAA
- a CDS encoding ATP-dependent Clp protease ATP-binding subunit, giving the protein MFERFTDRARRVIVLAQEEAQMLNHNYIGTEHILLGLIQEGEGVAAKALESMGISLDAVRQEVEEIIGHGTTPHQGHIPFTPRAKKVLELSLREGLQMGHKYIGTEFLLLGLIREGEGVAAQVLVKLGADLPRVRQQVIQLLSGYENNAETRRDDTVGAGSTPGGRAQSNVGERSSSLVLDQFGRNLTQAAKDGKLDPVVGREKEIERLMQVLSRRTKNNPVLIGEPGVGKTAVVEGLALDIVNGKVPETLRDKQVYSLDLGSLVAGSRYRGDFEERLKKVLKEINQRGDIILFIDEIHTLVGAGAAEGAIDAASLLKPKLARGELQTIGATTLDEYRKHIEKDAALERRFQPVQVPEPSVEMTIDILKGLRDRYEAHHRVSITDGALAAAAHLSDRYINDRFLPDKAVDLIDEAGARMRIKRMTAPAGLREIDDRIAKVRREKEAAIDGQDFEKAAGLRDKERILGEERAAKEKQWREGDLEEIAEVGEEQIAEVLGTWTGIPVFKLTEEESTRLLRMEEELHKRIIGQDDAVKAVSRAIRRTRAGLKDPRRPSGSFIFAGPSGVGKTELSKALAEFLFGEDDALIQIDMGEYHDRFTASRLFGAPPGYVGYEEGGQLTEKVRRKPFSVVLFDEIEKAHKEIYNTLLQVLEDGRLTDGQGRVVDFKNTVLIFTSNLGTQDISKAVGMGFSAVGEADADGQYERMKNKVNDELKKHFRPEFLNRIDDIVVFHQLTQDQIVQMVDLLIGRVAKALEAKDMEIELTEDAKNLLAKRGFDPVLGARPLRRTIQREIEDVLSEKILFGELGAGEIITVDVKDDAFTFTPRPKPLPDGTFDELAAEAAELTADS; this is encoded by the coding sequence ATGTTCGAAAGGTTTACTGATCGCGCTCGTCGCGTTATCGTGCTAGCCCAAGAAGAAGCTCAAATGCTGAACCATAATTACATCGGCACCGAGCATATTTTGTTGGGACTTATCCAAGAAGGCGAGGGTGTTGCCGCCAAAGCATTAGAGTCTATGGGTATTTCTCTTGACGCGGTACGCCAAGAGGTAGAGGAAATCATTGGTCACGGCACCACACCGCACCAAGGGCATATTCCTTTTACTCCTCGCGCAAAGAAAGTCTTGGAGCTTTCCCTGCGTGAAGGACTTCAAATGGGCCATAAGTATATTGGCACGGAGTTCTTATTGTTAGGGCTTATCCGCGAAGGCGAGGGCGTTGCTGCCCAAGTATTAGTCAAACTTGGTGCTGATTTGCCTCGGGTTCGTCAACAAGTTATTCAATTACTGTCCGGGTATGAAAACAATGCTGAAACCCGACGTGATGATACGGTCGGTGCCGGCTCTACTCCAGGTGGGCGCGCACAAAGCAATGTGGGTGAACGCTCCAGCTCACTTGTATTAGATCAATTTGGCCGCAACCTTACCCAAGCTGCCAAGGACGGCAAACTCGACCCTGTAGTTGGACGTGAAAAAGAAATCGAGCGTCTTATGCAGGTGCTTTCCCGCCGCACAAAGAACAACCCAGTGCTTATTGGTGAGCCAGGTGTGGGTAAAACCGCTGTGGTTGAAGGCTTAGCATTAGATATTGTTAATGGGAAGGTTCCGGAAACCCTGCGGGATAAGCAGGTATATTCCCTTGATTTAGGTTCCCTGGTTGCTGGATCCCGTTACCGCGGTGACTTTGAAGAGCGGCTTAAAAAAGTGCTCAAAGAGATTAACCAGCGTGGCGACATTATCCTCTTTATTGATGAAATCCATACCCTCGTCGGCGCGGGTGCTGCTGAAGGCGCTATTGACGCGGCGTCGTTACTTAAGCCAAAGCTCGCGCGCGGTGAGCTACAAACCATTGGTGCAACCACGCTCGACGAATACCGCAAGCACATTGAAAAAGATGCCGCCTTGGAGCGCCGCTTCCAGCCTGTGCAGGTGCCTGAGCCAAGCGTGGAAATGACCATTGACATTCTTAAAGGTTTGCGTGACCGCTATGAGGCACACCACCGCGTCTCTATTACCGACGGCGCACTAGCCGCCGCCGCACACCTGTCCGACCGCTATATCAACGACCGCTTCCTACCAGATAAAGCCGTAGACCTTATCGACGAAGCAGGTGCCCGCATGCGCATTAAGCGCATGACCGCACCAGCCGGACTACGCGAAATTGATGATCGGATTGCCAAAGTCCGCCGTGAAAAAGAAGCCGCCATCGATGGCCAAGACTTTGAAAAAGCCGCTGGATTGCGCGATAAAGAACGCATCCTCGGCGAAGAACGCGCTGCCAAAGAAAAACAGTGGCGTGAAGGTGATCTTGAAGAAATCGCTGAAGTTGGCGAAGAACAAATCGCCGAAGTGTTGGGTACCTGGACGGGAATTCCGGTATTCAAACTCACCGAAGAAGAATCCACTCGTCTGCTGCGCATGGAGGAAGAGCTGCATAAGCGGATTATCGGCCAAGATGACGCTGTAAAAGCCGTGTCGCGTGCAATCCGCCGTACCCGTGCAGGTTTGAAAGATCCACGGCGCCCCTCCGGCTCCTTTATCTTCGCTGGCCCATCCGGTGTTGGTAAAACCGAGCTATCCAAGGCACTGGCTGAGTTTTTGTTCGGTGAAGATGACGCGTTAATCCAGATTGACATGGGCGAGTACCATGATCGCTTCACAGCCTCACGTTTGTTCGGTGCGCCTCCCGGATATGTTGGCTATGAAGAGGGCGGCCAACTCACCGAAAAAGTTCGCCGTAAGCCATTCTCTGTTGTTCTGTTTGATGAGATTGAAAAGGCACACAAGGAGATCTACAACACCCTGCTTCAGGTGCTGGAAGACGGCCGACTTACCGACGGCCAAGGCAGGGTCGTGGACTTTAAAAACACCGTGCTGATCTTTACCTCCAACCTTGGTACCCAAGACATTTCCAAGGCTGTGGGCATGGGCTTTAGTGCAGTAGGCGAAGCAGACGCCGATGGCCAATATGAGCGCATGAAAAATAAGGTGAATGACGAACTGAAGAAACACTTCCGGCCTGAGTTCTTAAACCGTATCGACGATATTGTGGTGTTCCATCAACTCACCCAAGATCAAATCGTGCAAATGGTCGACCTACTTATTGGTCGCGTGGCCAAGGCTTTGGAAGCCAAGGATATGGAGATTGAACTTACCGAAGACGCCAAGAACCTTTTGGCCAAGCGTGGCTTCGATCCGGTTTTGGGTGCCCGGCCATTACGCCGCACCATCCAGCGCGAAATTGAAGATGTTTTGTCTGAAAAGATTCTGTTTGGCGAACTCGGTGCCGGTGAGATCATTACCGTGGATGTAAAGGATGATGCTTTCACATTTACTCCACGTCCAAAGCCTCTCCCAGATGGCACCTTTGATGAGCTTGCAGCGGAAGCGGCAGAACTCACCGCGGATTCCTAA
- a CDS encoding MFS transporter yields the protein MRTPTLPKWLQSPSPAPQLNPEQTKARYPRLRFQVFMGIFIGYAGFYLIRNNISTIAPLLLDEGGVIDKPAVGVISNAVLISYGLSKFFMAMLSDRSNARYFLPLGLALSAIMNLIVAVTPWISASVGLFATIMFINGWVQGMGWPPCGRIIVQWFSTSERGWKGSLWNTSHNVGGLGLPVLVAWGLHLSDQNWRSAYWLPAVVALVVAFLAFLLIRDNPPSVGLPPIDEYRNDPPKVEADAPKGTKLSTKELVFDHILKSRVIVLLAIANVFIYALRYGVLNWITTYLSEVHHMSITNGLVSFAAFELAGVLGTVLAGWVSDKVFHSNRSITIGIFVLAAGLSIAGYWLAPIGTPFWAMVLLVSLIGGFIYGPVALIGLQALDLSPKDIAGTAAGFTGLFGYLLGATLASTGVGYLVHYTDWNVTFITFLAFTALTLWILIFIGKAERELIKKRGEPAK from the coding sequence ATGCGCACTCCAACACTGCCGAAATGGCTCCAATCACCAAGCCCGGCGCCTCAGCTAAATCCCGAGCAAACCAAAGCTCGATACCCACGTCTACGTTTCCAAGTTTTTATGGGGATTTTTATTGGTTACGCAGGTTTCTACCTCATCCGTAATAACATCTCCACCATTGCACCTCTCCTGCTTGACGAAGGAGGAGTAATTGACAAACCCGCAGTTGGCGTGATTAGTAACGCGGTATTAATCAGCTACGGTTTGTCTAAGTTTTTTATGGCAATGCTTTCAGATCGTTCGAATGCTCGATACTTTCTGCCACTAGGTCTAGCCCTTTCGGCAATCATGAATCTGATCGTAGCGGTGACCCCATGGATTTCCGCCAGTGTTGGCCTATTTGCCACCATAATGTTTATCAATGGCTGGGTGCAGGGTATGGGCTGGCCACCATGTGGACGAATCATAGTTCAGTGGTTTAGTACCAGTGAACGCGGCTGGAAAGGGTCACTCTGGAATACTTCTCACAATGTAGGGGGACTTGGGCTACCTGTACTAGTCGCTTGGGGGCTTCACCTTAGCGATCAAAACTGGAGGTCTGCCTACTGGCTCCCCGCCGTCGTCGCACTTGTCGTGGCCTTTTTGGCTTTTCTTTTAATCCGGGATAATCCCCCATCTGTTGGGCTTCCACCGATCGACGAATACCGGAATGACCCGCCAAAAGTCGAAGCAGATGCACCAAAAGGAACTAAGCTTTCTACCAAAGAACTGGTCTTTGACCACATTCTGAAAAGCCGCGTCATCGTATTATTGGCGATCGCCAACGTATTTATCTACGCGTTGCGATACGGCGTGCTGAACTGGATTACAACATACCTCTCAGAAGTTCACCATATGAGTATTACCAATGGACTCGTGAGCTTCGCCGCATTCGAACTGGCTGGCGTATTGGGAACAGTGCTCGCTGGTTGGGTTTCAGACAAGGTATTCCACAGCAACCGAAGCATTACAATCGGCATTTTTGTGCTCGCAGCAGGACTTTCCATTGCAGGCTACTGGCTTGCGCCAATTGGCACGCCGTTTTGGGCAATGGTCCTACTCGTCTCCCTTATCGGCGGTTTTATCTACGGACCAGTTGCTCTTATTGGATTACAGGCACTCGACCTTTCCCCCAAAGACATTGCTGGTACTGCCGCTGGCTTCACGGGACTATTTGGCTATCTACTTGGCGCAACACTTGCTTCAACGGGAGTCGGATATTTAGTGCACTATACAGACTGGAATGTTACTTTTATTACATTCTTGGCTTTTACGGCGCTTACTCTATGGATTTTGATTTTTATTGGCAAAGCCGAACGCGAACTTATTAAAAAGCGTGGTGAGCCAGCAAAATAA
- a CDS encoding TetR/AcrR family transcriptional regulator, translated as MDIESAILDAGRVCILRDGIQRTTMAGVAREAGVSRPTLYRRFSGVDELLGDLLTRELVSVLDLAYPLPETLDEVINVILDCTEAVRTNELLQAMVQSDPEILSKYVVQRFGRTQQRLMRFLAALFRNLEGEIREGDPDKMAAIVLVSTQILSLSGNALLQMNPEPNVWRRELEYLIRGYLTPSVQDQLELFETNISEESVQ; from the coding sequence ATGGATATAGAATCTGCGATTTTGGATGCTGGGCGAGTTTGCATCCTGCGAGACGGAATTCAACGCACCACTATGGCTGGCGTTGCTCGTGAAGCGGGGGTAAGTCGTCCAACTCTGTATCGCCGATTTAGCGGAGTGGATGAGCTTTTAGGCGACCTACTGACGCGGGAACTTGTTTCTGTGTTAGACCTTGCTTATCCGCTTCCGGAAACTCTCGATGAAGTCATTAACGTCATTTTGGATTGCACTGAAGCAGTACGGACGAATGAACTATTACAAGCAATGGTGCAGAGTGATCCGGAAATTTTAAGTAAGTACGTTGTGCAGCGATTTGGTAGAACCCAGCAACGGCTTATGAGGTTTCTGGCTGCATTATTCCGTAATCTAGAAGGCGAGATTCGCGAGGGTGACCCAGATAAGATGGCTGCAATAGTCCTGGTGTCCACGCAGATTCTCTCGCTAAGTGGTAATGCGCTTTTGCAAATGAATCCAGAGCCGAATGTTTGGCGCCGGGAATTGGAATACCTGATCCGGGGGTATCTCACGCCGTCAGTGCAAGACCAACTGGAACTTTTTGAAACGAACATTTCAGAAGAATCCGTCCAGTAA
- a CDS encoding PTS system mannose/fructose/sorbose family transporter subunit IID: MNTPITPKSEVEQLPGEPPELTKRDYISMYIRSSFMLGSFNFERMQAIGVCVSMMPAIKRFYTKKEDRAAALSRHLEFFNTHPWIASPIFGVTAAMERQKAAGEDISEADITNVKVGLMGPLAGVGDPLFWGTARPVLAALGASLAINGNILGPILFFVVLSVFRMLTRWYGFKLGYQKGVEVVSEVGGNTLRKLTQMASIMGLFVMGSLVSKWTSIHIPLVVSRYTDQDNKEVVTTLQDILDTLLPGLAALLLTFLCMWLLRKKVNAIWIIFAMFAIGILGHMTGILALPPE, encoded by the coding sequence ATGAATACACCAATAACACCAAAATCTGAGGTCGAACAGCTTCCGGGTGAACCCCCAGAATTGACTAAACGGGACTATATCTCAATGTATATTCGGTCTTCGTTTATGCTCGGCTCGTTTAACTTTGAGCGTATGCAGGCCATTGGTGTCTGTGTTTCAATGATGCCAGCGATTAAGCGGTTTTATACAAAAAAGGAAGACCGAGCTGCGGCATTATCCAGGCATTTAGAGTTTTTTAATACTCACCCATGGATCGCTTCCCCAATTTTCGGTGTCACTGCGGCAATGGAGCGCCAAAAAGCCGCTGGCGAGGATATTTCCGAGGCGGATATCACCAATGTGAAGGTCGGATTAATGGGACCGCTCGCTGGTGTGGGCGATCCATTATTTTGGGGCACCGCACGTCCAGTATTGGCCGCGCTTGGGGCGTCGTTAGCCATTAATGGCAATATCCTCGGACCAATCTTATTTTTCGTAGTGCTCTCCGTCTTCCGCATGCTTACGCGTTGGTACGGTTTTAAATTGGGCTACCAAAAAGGAGTGGAAGTAGTTTCAGAAGTCGGTGGTAATACCCTGAGGAAACTCACACAAATGGCCTCGATTATGGGGTTGTTTGTTATGGGCTCCCTGGTTTCAAAGTGGACCTCTATTCATATTCCTTTGGTGGTGTCTCGATACACCGACCAAGACAATAAAGAGGTTGTTACCACACTGCAAGACATTCTGGACACACTCTTGCCTGGTCTGGCTGCATTGCTTTTGACCTTTTTATGCATGTGGCTACTCCGCAAAAAGGTCAATGCTATTTGGATTATCTTTGCGATGTTCGCCATTGGCATTCTTGGCCATATGACTGGCATTCTTGCACTGCCACCTGAGTAA
- a CDS encoding glycerol-3-phosphate dehydrogenase/oxidase, translated as MPNSALHAARRSADLQALKKGEELDILVVGGGITGVGIALDAASRGLRTALVEKHDLAFGTSRFSSKLIHGGLRYLAKLEFGIAYNSAVERGRLLEVIAPHLVKPLAQISALGPDTTLAQKIATRIGYLAGDVLRSFAGTPTSVLPRSRYITPATTCRLFPAVNRAGLLGAWLNYDGQMIDDARLVMAVARTAAEHEARIITRCAATHLTGTSATLTDVLTGDTYTVRAKAVVNATGVWAGTVEPTISIRPSRGTHLVFDAEKFGNPTGSLVFPLKGSFTRFLFIIPEQFGRCYLGLTDEESPGDIPDVPETPDTDIAFLLDGVNQSLGMHLTTDDVRGVFTGLRPLIDAGSGQTADVSRKHAIITSPDGVVSVVGGKYTEYRLMAEETIDAVLEATGISTATCKTKTLPLVGAPGHIESMHIDMTRYNELPESMIARFGYEAPTVLSTATISDPLGKIAGLDVTRAEIEFAFTHEGALNIDDVLDRRTRIGLVPEDRQQALSEIEAIYQYLQRPGDHNESFT; from the coding sequence ATGCCTAACTCTGCGTTACATGCAGCGCGTCGGTCGGCGGATTTACAAGCTCTGAAAAAGGGAGAAGAGCTTGATATTTTGGTTGTGGGCGGCGGCATAACTGGTGTTGGGATCGCCCTTGATGCTGCCAGTCGAGGATTGCGTACAGCGCTTGTAGAAAAACATGATTTAGCATTCGGGACATCACGTTTTTCTTCTAAACTTATTCACGGTGGCTTGAGGTATTTAGCCAAATTAGAATTCGGAATTGCTTATAATTCAGCGGTTGAGCGAGGACGTCTTTTAGAAGTAATCGCTCCTCATTTGGTGAAACCTCTGGCACAGATTAGCGCTCTGGGGCCCGATACAACACTAGCCCAGAAAATTGCTACCCGGATCGGCTATTTGGCTGGTGATGTGCTTCGGAGTTTTGCTGGCACTCCTACTTCGGTGCTTCCGCGATCCCGGTATATTACGCCCGCCACTACCTGCCGATTGTTTCCGGCTGTGAACCGCGCGGGTTTACTCGGGGCTTGGCTAAACTACGACGGCCAAATGATTGACGACGCCCGGCTAGTCATGGCTGTGGCAAGAACTGCGGCTGAACACGAGGCCCGGATTATTACTCGATGTGCTGCAACTCACCTTACTGGCACATCCGCAACCTTAACGGACGTGCTTACCGGTGATACATACACCGTTCGTGCTAAAGCGGTTGTAAATGCCACAGGCGTTTGGGCTGGAACTGTTGAACCGACCATATCGATCCGGCCTTCGCGCGGCACCCACCTCGTGTTCGACGCCGAGAAATTTGGAAACCCAACGGGATCACTTGTGTTTCCACTCAAAGGATCCTTTACCCGGTTTCTATTTATAATTCCAGAACAATTTGGGCGTTGTTACCTTGGGCTGACCGATGAAGAGAGCCCAGGAGATATACCCGACGTCCCCGAAACTCCAGATACGGATATAGCCTTCTTGCTCGATGGCGTAAACCAGTCACTGGGAATGCATTTAACTACCGACGATGTTCGTGGAGTTTTTACAGGACTTCGTCCCCTTATTGATGCCGGTAGCGGCCAAACCGCTGATGTTTCCCGAAAGCATGCAATTATTACATCGCCAGACGGTGTAGTTTCTGTGGTTGGAGGGAAATATACCGAGTATCGCCTGATGGCTGAAGAAACAATTGATGCAGTTCTGGAAGCTACTGGAATATCCACCGCTACATGTAAAACGAAAACACTGCCTCTAGTTGGCGCGCCGGGACATATTGAAAGCATGCATATAGATATGACTCGGTATAACGAGCTTCCTGAATCGATGATTGCTCGATTCGGTTATGAAGCACCGACAGTACTTTCAACCGCCACAATTTCGGATCCTTTAGGGAAGATCGCTGGTCTGGATGTGACTCGGGCTGAAATAGAGTTTGCGTTTACCCATGAAGGTGCCCTGAATATCGATGATGTTCTTGATCGTCGTACTCGAATTGGTTTAGTGCCAGAAGACCGACAACAGGCACTATCTGAAATAGAAGCCATTTATCAATACCTTCAACGACCAGGAGATCATAATGAATCGTTTACATAA